The following are encoded together in the Phenylobacterium sp. NIBR 498073 genome:
- a CDS encoding efflux RND transporter permease subunit: protein MRKLIAFALSQRLLAAVLALALIGLGINAFLNLPVDAFPDISPTQVKIILKAPGMTPEEVESQVIAPLEMELLGIPRQAMLRSTAKYAIADLTIDFAPGTDVYWARQQTAERLSNALGALPAGVSGGLSPISTPLSDVYMFTIEGEGLTLEQKRTLLDWTIRPALRGLPGVADVNVLGGRARTLEVSPDPAALAASGLTSQALIDAIPASNRNDGSGRLSEGEEALVVRVAGAITSLDDLRDTVVPLPGGGTARLGDLAEVQEGALTRYGAVTQNGEAEAAEAIVIALRGADAKAVVRSVEARLKEIEPSLPKGVKVSPFYNRSDLIERATGTVNKALVEATVLVVILLLLFLGDLRAAAVVAVTLPLAALTTFLLMRAFGLSANLMSLGGLAIAIGMLVDAAVVVVENTVERLDNPSITGSRRLHVIYEAVAEVAAPVGSGVLIICLVFLPLLSLQGLEGKLFAPVALTIVFALGSSLLLSFTVIPVLASLLLKAHAHRESWIMRRIGPFYERQLARALARPKPVYAAAGGGMVLAAVAYVLIGKSFMPTLDEGAILMQLAKLPSINLDASARQDLAVQRAILAQVPEVERIVARVGSDELGLDPMGLNETDSFLVLADRKDWRRKDKAWLTEEIRKVAAQFPGVEATFTQPIEMRVSEMLTGSRGDLAVKVFGPDLKTLGDLAGRIEETLKTTRGASDVYTVAGDGVTYLQLDVDRAAAVRAGLSAEVLQQELRAQLEGALAGVVFEQGKRTPILVRGPQDLREDPALFEQAQIATPDGGLLRAGDVARIERREGPVKIDRENASRFAVIQANVQGRDLVGFVKEAQANVARDVPLPAGYRLAWGGQFENQKRAAARLGVVVPMALGLIFLVLFISLKSTRQSLLILANIPFAMIGGVVALWISGEYLSVPASVGLIALLGIAVLNGLVLVTHFNELVQRGRDVATAVTEGARRRLRPVLMTASITALGLVPLLTATGPGSEIQRPLAIVVVGGLVTSTLLTLILLPILYRRFGVERGAAVLETA, encoded by the coding sequence ATGCGCAAGCTCATCGCCTTCGCCCTGTCGCAGCGGCTGCTGGCCGCGGTGCTGGCGCTCGCCCTGATCGGTCTCGGGATCAACGCGTTCCTGAATCTGCCCGTCGACGCCTTCCCCGACATCTCGCCGACCCAGGTGAAGATCATCCTCAAGGCCCCCGGCATGACGCCCGAGGAGGTCGAGAGCCAGGTCATCGCCCCGTTGGAGATGGAGCTTCTGGGCATCCCCAGGCAGGCCATGCTGCGCTCGACCGCCAAGTACGCGATCGCCGACCTGACCATCGATTTCGCGCCTGGGACTGACGTCTACTGGGCCCGCCAGCAAACTGCAGAGCGCCTCTCCAACGCTCTGGGCGCCCTGCCCGCGGGCGTCAGCGGCGGCCTCTCGCCGATCTCCACGCCCTTGTCCGACGTCTATATGTTCACCATCGAGGGGGAGGGCCTGACGCTCGAGCAGAAGCGCACCCTGCTGGACTGGACCATCCGTCCTGCCCTGCGCGGCCTTCCTGGCGTCGCCGACGTGAATGTCCTGGGCGGACGGGCCAGGACGTTGGAGGTCTCGCCCGACCCCGCCGCCCTCGCCGCCTCGGGCCTGACCTCCCAGGCGCTCATCGACGCCATCCCCGCCTCCAACCGCAACGACGGCTCCGGACGTCTGAGCGAGGGCGAGGAGGCTCTGGTGGTGCGTGTCGCCGGGGCGATCACCAGCCTGGACGACCTGCGCGACACGGTCGTGCCGCTGCCCGGCGGTGGAACCGCCCGGCTCGGCGACCTGGCCGAGGTTCAGGAAGGCGCCCTCACCCGCTATGGCGCGGTCACCCAGAACGGCGAGGCCGAGGCCGCCGAGGCCATCGTCATCGCCCTGCGCGGCGCCGACGCCAAGGCGGTCGTGAGATCGGTCGAGGCGCGCCTGAAGGAGATCGAGCCCTCGCTGCCCAAGGGCGTGAAGGTCAGCCCGTTCTACAACCGCTCGGACCTGATCGAGCGCGCCACCGGCACCGTCAACAAGGCGCTGGTCGAGGCCACGGTGCTGGTCGTCATCCTGCTGCTGCTGTTCCTTGGGGACCTGCGGGCCGCCGCGGTGGTGGCGGTCACCCTGCCGCTGGCGGCGCTGACGACCTTTCTGCTGATGCGCGCGTTCGGGCTCTCGGCGAACCTGATGAGCCTGGGCGGCCTGGCCATCGCCATCGGCATGCTGGTCGATGCGGCGGTCGTCGTGGTCGAGAACACCGTCGAGCGGCTCGACAATCCGAGCATCACCGGCTCGCGGCGCCTGCACGTGATCTACGAGGCCGTGGCCGAGGTGGCCGCGCCGGTCGGTTCGGGCGTGCTGATCATCTGCCTGGTCTTCCTGCCCTTGCTGAGCCTGCAGGGGTTGGAGGGCAAGCTGTTCGCGCCCGTCGCCCTGACCATCGTCTTCGCCCTGGGCTCGTCGCTCCTGCTGTCGTTCACGGTGATACCGGTCCTGGCCTCGCTGCTGCTGAAGGCCCACGCGCACCGCGAATCCTGGATCATGCGCAGGATTGGCCCGTTCTATGAACGCCAGCTGGCCCGCGCCCTGGCCAGGCCCAAGCCCGTGTACGCGGCGGCCGGCGGCGGCATGGTCCTGGCGGCGGTCGCCTACGTCCTGATCGGCAAGAGCTTCATGCCGACCCTGGACGAGGGCGCGATCCTCATGCAGCTGGCCAAGCTGCCCTCGATCAACCTCGACGCCAGCGCCCGCCAGGACCTGGCCGTGCAGCGCGCGATCCTGGCCCAGGTGCCGGAGGTCGAGCGCATCGTCGCCCGCGTCGGCTCCGACGAACTGGGCCTCGATCCCATGGGTCTGAACGAGACCGACAGCTTCCTGGTGCTGGCGGACCGCAAGGACTGGCGCCGGAAGGACAAGGCCTGGCTCACGGAGGAGATCCGCAAGGTCGCCGCCCAGTTCCCCGGCGTGGAGGCCACCTTCACCCAGCCGATCGAGATGCGGGTCTCGGAGATGCTCACCGGCAGCCGGGGCGACCTGGCGGTCAAGGTGTTCGGCCCTGACCTGAAGACGCTCGGCGACCTGGCCGGCCGCATCGAGGAGACCCTGAAGACGACGCGCGGCGCGTCCGACGTCTACACGGTCGCGGGCGACGGCGTGACCTACCTCCAGCTGGACGTCGACCGCGCCGCGGCCGTCCGGGCCGGCCTGTCCGCCGAGGTCCTGCAGCAGGAGTTGCGCGCCCAGCTCGAGGGCGCCCTTGCGGGCGTGGTCTTCGAACAGGGCAAGCGCACGCCGATCCTGGTCAGGGGGCCCCAGGACCTGCGCGAGGATCCGGCGCTGTTCGAGCAGGCCCAGATCGCCACGCCCGACGGCGGCCTGCTGCGGGCCGGCGACGTGGCGCGCATCGAGCGCCGGGAGGGCCCGGTGAAGATCGACCGCGAGAACGCCTCGCGCTTCGCCGTCATCCAGGCCAATGTCCAGGGCCGCGACCTCGTCGGCTTCGTCAAGGAGGCCCAGGCCAACGTCGCGCGCGACGTGCCGCTGCCGGCCGGCTACCGCCTCGCCTGGGGCGGCCAGTTCGAGAACCAGAAGCGCGCGGCCGCCCGCCTTGGGGTGGTGGTGCCGATGGCCCTGGGGCTGATCTTCCTGGTGCTGTTCATCAGCCTGAAATCGACACGGCAATCGCTGCTGATCCTGGCCAACATCCCCTTCGCGATGATCGGCGGGGTCGTGGCCCTGTGGATCTCGGGCGAATATTTGTCGGTGCCGGCATCGGTGGGCCTGATCGCCTTGCTCGGCATCGCGGTGCTGAACGGGCTGGTGCTGGTCACGCATTTCAACGAGCTGGTCCAGCGCGGGCGCGACGTCGCCACCGCCGTGACTGAAGGGGCGCGCCGGCGCCTGCGGCCGGTCCTGATGACCGCCAGCATCACCGCCCTGGGCCTCGTGCCGCTACTGACCGCCACCGGACCGGGCTCGGAGATTCAGCGCCCGCTGGCCATCGTCGTGGTCGGGGGCCTGGTGACCTCGACCCTGCTCACCCTGATCCTGCTGCCCATCCTCTATCGCCGGTTCGGGGTCGAGCGCGGCGCCGCCGTCCTGGAGACTGCATGA
- a CDS encoding efflux RND transporter periplasmic adaptor subunit, with amino-acid sequence MGVVLATARPASGAPLAAVPATVTPPLNDRRVVAAPFAGTVLRVHVLEGQAVTAGAPLVTLFSRDALAVSSELIQNQAELRVAEAAARRTRQLANEGVIAGARAEEAQARAAQARAMVNERRRLLSGAGGASGEYVLRAPSAGRVAALNAQPGGGLEAMAPAVTLDRADRLWIEARVSPAIAQKLKIGYPVRVGDTAGRVVAVGASIDPKTRSLPLRAELDRGAALALGQTVTVTLLAPAPAGAQAVPRGALVQDAAGARVFVKTGAGYEARAVAVVGVAGTEAVVSGLPTGARVAASGAAQLKSALGR; translated from the coding sequence ATGGGCGTCGTGCTGGCCACGGCCAGGCCCGCCTCGGGCGCGCCGCTGGCCGCCGTCCCGGCCACGGTCACCCCGCCGCTGAACGACCGCCGGGTGGTCGCCGCGCCATTCGCCGGAACAGTGCTGCGCGTCCACGTCCTGGAGGGCCAGGCGGTGACGGCCGGCGCGCCGCTGGTGACCTTGTTCAGCCGCGACGCGCTGGCCGTGTCCTCCGAGCTCATCCAGAACCAGGCCGAGCTGCGCGTGGCCGAGGCCGCCGCCCGCCGCACCCGGCAGTTGGCCAACGAGGGCGTCATCGCCGGCGCCCGCGCTGAGGAAGCCCAGGCCCGCGCCGCCCAGGCCCGGGCCATGGTCAACGAGCGCCGCCGCCTGTTGTCGGGCGCCGGCGGCGCGTCGGGCGAATACGTGCTGCGCGCGCCGAGCGCCGGGCGCGTGGCCGCCCTGAACGCCCAACCGGGCGGCGGGCTGGAGGCCATGGCCCCGGCCGTCACCCTCGACCGCGCCGACAGGCTGTGGATCGAGGCGCGGGTTTCGCCCGCCATCGCCCAGAAGCTGAAGATCGGCTATCCCGTGCGGGTCGGCGATACGGCCGGCCGGGTGGTCGCCGTCGGTGCGAGCATCGATCCCAAGACCCGCTCGCTGCCGCTGCGGGCCGAACTGGACAGGGGCGCGGCCCTGGCGCTCGGCCAGACCGTCACCGTCACCTTGCTCGCCCCGGCGCCCGCGGGCGCCCAGGCCGTTCCGCGCGGGGCGCTGGTCCAGGACGCCGCCGGCGCGCGAGTCTTCGTCAAGACCGGCGCGGGCTACGAGGCGCGCGCCGTCGCCGTGGTCGGCGTTGCGGGGACCGAGGCCGTCGTGAGCGGCCTCCCGACCGGCGCGCGGGTCGCCGCATCGGGCGCTGCGCAACTGAAGTCGGCCCTGGGGCGATAG
- a CDS encoding response regulator transcription factor produces MRVLLVEDDPEIARRLGAALTNAGFVVENAADGETGLLLGQTNDFDAVVLDLGLPRLPGLEVLKQWRREGRDVPVLVLTARDAWTDRVEGLNAGADDYLGKPFQNAEVVARLRALTRRSAGRSSPVMRRGDIVLDPVAGTVQRGEETIELTARELKVLVYLMHRAGRVVSQGELIDHVYSLDETRESNTIEVYVARLRKKLGKDAIRTIRGLGYKFI; encoded by the coding sequence ATTCGCGTCCTGCTCGTCGAAGACGATCCCGAAATCGCCCGCCGCCTTGGCGCGGCGCTGACCAATGCTGGCTTCGTCGTGGAGAACGCCGCCGACGGTGAGACCGGGCTGCTGCTGGGCCAGACCAACGACTTCGACGCGGTGGTCCTCGACCTCGGCCTGCCACGCCTGCCGGGCCTGGAGGTGCTCAAGCAGTGGCGGCGCGAAGGCCGCGACGTCCCCGTGCTGGTGCTGACCGCGCGCGATGCCTGGACCGATCGCGTCGAAGGCCTGAACGCCGGCGCCGACGACTACTTGGGCAAGCCGTTCCAGAACGCAGAGGTGGTGGCGCGGCTGCGCGCCCTGACCCGGCGCTCGGCCGGCCGCTCATCGCCCGTCATGCGGCGTGGCGACATCGTGCTCGATCCTGTCGCCGGCACGGTCCAGCGCGGCGAGGAAACCATTGAGCTGACGGCGCGCGAGCTGAAGGTGTTGGTCTATCTGATGCATCGGGCCGGCCGCGTCGTGTCGCAGGGCGAGCTGATCGATCATGTCTACAGCCTGGACGAGACGCGGGAGTCCAACACGATCGAGGTCTATGTGGCGCGGCTGCGTAAGAAGCTGGGCAAGGACGCGATCCGGACCATCCGCGGGCTGGGCTACAAGTTCATCTGA
- a CDS encoding ATP-binding protein produces MRHLWTSFRTRLLVGAAIWIIAGMALSGFLLSELFKAHVTQQFDDELHGHAAELAVLVGVAPDGKLFLHRRLSDPRFLPADSGFYWRVEAETGASIGSPSLAGRPLPLPGPFPTAGAERHVFVTGPSGQLRLVERAVAAPGAPQLRIGIGVDQRLLDEVLAHFNRTLFLSLAIVALGLIAAAILQVWFGLRPLSGMRQALSEVRMGRASRLPEDLPSEVRPLAVDLNALLEGNLEMLRRARTQAGNLAHALKTPLAILLDEAERLRRAGQDEAAEVIEAQCERMRRQIDYQIARARAAALKRAPGVAAEVKGTLEPIIAAMRRLHGRRGVTYAVAYEADATVAVDAQDLAEILGNVLDNAGKWANARAEVSVRRRGEIVEIVVDDDGPGLPPESYEHVFGVGERLDERTPGHGLGLSIVRDLVGLYEGQVTLDASPQGGLRLILAFPMVHA; encoded by the coding sequence ATGCGCCATCTCTGGACCAGCTTCCGCACCCGCCTGCTCGTCGGGGCCGCCATCTGGATCATCGCCGGCATGGCCCTCAGCGGCTTCCTGCTGTCGGAACTTTTCAAGGCGCACGTGACGCAGCAGTTCGACGACGAGCTGCACGGCCACGCCGCCGAGCTGGCCGTCCTGGTGGGCGTCGCGCCCGACGGCAAGCTGTTCCTGCATCGGCGGCTTAGCGATCCGCGCTTCCTGCCCGCGGACTCGGGGTTTTACTGGCGGGTCGAGGCCGAGACCGGGGCTTCGATCGGCTCGCCGTCGCTGGCTGGCCGGCCTCTGCCCTTGCCAGGCCCCTTTCCGACCGCCGGCGCCGAGCGGCACGTCTTTGTCACCGGGCCCTCCGGCCAGCTGCGCCTGGTCGAGCGGGCGGTCGCAGCGCCGGGCGCGCCGCAGCTGCGTATCGGCATCGGGGTCGACCAGCGCCTGCTGGACGAGGTGCTGGCCCACTTCAACAGGACGCTGTTTCTCTCGCTCGCCATCGTGGCCTTGGGCCTGATCGCCGCGGCGATCCTGCAGGTGTGGTTCGGGCTGCGTCCGCTGAGCGGAATGCGGCAGGCGCTGTCGGAGGTCCGAATGGGCAGGGCCAGCCGCCTGCCCGAGGATCTTCCCAGCGAGGTCCGTCCCCTGGCGGTCGATCTCAACGCCCTGCTGGAGGGCAATCTCGAGATGCTGCGGCGCGCCCGCACCCAGGCGGGCAATCTCGCCCACGCCCTGAAGACGCCCCTGGCCATCCTGCTGGACGAGGCTGAGCGTCTGCGTCGGGCCGGACAGGACGAGGCGGCCGAGGTGATCGAGGCGCAGTGTGAGCGCATGCGCCGGCAGATCGACTACCAGATCGCCCGGGCCCGCGCCGCCGCGCTCAAGCGCGCCCCGGGCGTCGCGGCCGAGGTCAAGGGGACGCTGGAGCCGATCATCGCCGCAATGCGTCGCCTGCATGGCCGTCGCGGCGTCACCTATGCGGTCGCCTACGAAGCCGACGCGACGGTCGCGGTCGATGCGCAGGACCTGGCTGAGATTCTCGGAAACGTGCTCGATAACGCCGGAAAGTGGGCGAACGCTCGCGCCGAGGTCTCGGTGCGGCGCAGGGGCGAGATCGTGGAGATAGTCGTCGACGACGATGGCCCTGGACTGCCGCCCGAGAGCTACGAGCATGTCTTCGGTGTGGGAGAGCGGCTTGATGAACGCACGCCGGGCCATGGCCTGGGCCTCTCGATCGTCAGGGATCTGGTCGGCCTCTACGAGGGCCAAGTCACCCTTGATGCTTCGCCGCAAGGAGGGCTTCGACTGATCCTGGCCTTCCCGATGGTTCACGCCTAG
- a CDS encoding DUF5690 family protein translates to MGRWCDGRLSEDRWSSAERWCGGDHRCAGFLIYVADASGYLGSVVLLLVRNFAAVDLPWLPFFVGAAYVTSLAGAALVAAAALVLLRKRSDAPNHPIVQAAG, encoded by the coding sequence GTGGGCCGCTGGTGCGACGGACGCCTGAGCGAAGACAGGTGGTCGAGCGCCGAGAGGTGGTGCGGCGGTGATCACCGCTGTGCGGGTTTCCTGATCTACGTCGCGGACGCCTCCGGCTATCTGGGCAGCGTTGTCCTTCTGCTGGTCCGCAACTTCGCGGCCGTCGACCTTCCATGGCTGCCCTTCTTCGTCGGCGCCGCATATGTGACGAGCCTGGCCGGCGCGGCGCTGGTGGCCGCCGCCGCGCTGGTCCTGCTGCGTAAACGCAGTGACGCGCCCAACCATCCGATCGTTCAGGCAGCTGGCTAG
- the terL gene encoding phage terminase large subunit, which produces MSDRTRLLEAVLRQDLLAFVQRVFRDIDPGTQFVMGWHYEAIAWQLARVMRGECRRLIINVPPRSGKSVLATIAWPMFLWGHDPTLKMICVSHTEDLARDFSIKRRAIAESDWYQSLFPDTQMARLRDLELRTSRFGSCFASGVGGAILGRGADVIIVDDPLKGLDALSEASRRRVNDFFDNTLITRLNDKTRGAVVIIMQRLHEDDLVGHVLERGDWEVVSFPAIATEDTVHPLSGRRGDMHRRRAGDLLMPEREPIDVLNELRRAQGSLLFQAQYQQQPAPAGGNVIRREWLRYCDAPPETFDRLIVSWDTASTLNETSDWSVGQVWGAKGLDYYLLDVVRDRLEAPDLRRTIVDVAMRWEADTTIIEDTELGRALGQDLRRAGLLRPILIRPYHEKRVRLEAQSARFEAGQVHLPHEAPWLGEYVRELLAFPAGKHDDQVDATSQALDYLTGRNARSGPLVRRTPERRQVVERREVVRR; this is translated from the coding sequence GTGTCTGATCGGACAAGGCTTCTCGAAGCCGTTCTACGTCAGGATCTGCTGGCCTTCGTACAGCGCGTGTTCCGCGACATCGATCCCGGAACCCAGTTCGTCATGGGCTGGCATTACGAGGCGATCGCCTGGCAGCTCGCCCGCGTCATGCGCGGCGAATGCCGCCGGCTGATCATTAATGTCCCGCCTAGGTCGGGAAAATCGGTCCTGGCGACCATCGCCTGGCCGATGTTCCTCTGGGGGCATGATCCGACCCTGAAGATGATCTGCGTCTCGCACACCGAGGACCTGGCGCGGGATTTCAGCATCAAGCGTCGGGCAATCGCCGAGAGCGACTGGTATCAGTCGCTGTTCCCCGACACCCAGATGGCCCGGCTCCGGGATCTGGAGCTTCGAACCTCGCGCTTCGGCTCCTGCTTCGCCTCGGGCGTGGGCGGCGCAATCCTCGGCCGCGGGGCGGACGTCATCATTGTCGATGACCCTCTGAAGGGCTTGGACGCCCTCTCGGAGGCGTCGCGCCGGCGGGTCAATGACTTCTTCGACAACACCCTGATCACCCGTCTCAATGACAAGACCCGCGGGGCGGTGGTGATCATCATGCAGAGGCTGCACGAAGACGATCTCGTCGGCCACGTGCTGGAGCGCGGTGACTGGGAGGTGGTCTCCTTCCCCGCCATCGCCACCGAGGACACTGTCCACCCGTTGAGTGGTCGTCGCGGCGACATGCATCGTCGGCGCGCTGGCGATCTGCTCATGCCCGAACGCGAGCCGATCGACGTGCTGAACGAACTTCGCCGCGCCCAGGGCAGTCTGCTCTTCCAGGCCCAGTACCAGCAGCAGCCGGCGCCGGCTGGCGGCAACGTCATTCGGCGCGAGTGGCTGAGGTACTGCGACGCCCCGCCCGAGACCTTCGACCGGCTCATCGTCTCCTGGGATACGGCCTCGACCTTGAACGAGACCTCGGACTGGTCGGTCGGTCAGGTGTGGGGCGCCAAGGGGCTCGACTACTATCTGCTCGATGTCGTGCGCGACCGGTTGGAGGCGCCGGATCTGCGCCGAACCATTGTCGATGTCGCCATGCGCTGGGAGGCCGACACAACGATCATCGAAGACACTGAGCTTGGGCGGGCGCTGGGGCAGGACTTGCGGCGGGCCGGTCTCCTGCGCCCGATCCTGATCCGACCCTATCACGAGAAGCGCGTGCGGCTGGAGGCGCAGTCCGCACGCTTCGAAGCCGGACAGGTGCATCTGCCGCATGAAGCGCCCTGGCTGGGGGAGTATGTGAGGGAGCTGCTCGCCTTCCCTGCTGGCAAACACGACGACCAGGTCGATGCGACCAGCCAGGCGCTCGACTATCTCACTGGTCGCAACGCCCGTAGTGGGCCGCTGGTGCGACGGACGCCTGAGCGAAGACAGGTGGTCGAGCGCCGAGAGGTGGTGCGGCGGTGA
- a CDS encoding DUF5681 domain-containing protein, producing MGKHRNQPAGRQPGDGKPGYKNIGKEHQWKKGGPSPNPAGRRAKKSPSLKDELHQILVEVLKSSISAGDRELTVMEAVLRRMIGAAVNDPKIAIRTFPMIVDMLSALEPKAEAVGEGMTDEDAALLAEALRRLGRGGARV from the coding sequence ATGGGAAAACACCGCAATCAGCCGGCCGGGCGTCAGCCCGGTGACGGCAAGCCCGGCTACAAGAACATCGGCAAGGAGCACCAGTGGAAGAAGGGCGGCCCATCCCCTAACCCCGCGGGACGGCGGGCGAAGAAGTCACCGTCGCTGAAGGACGAGCTCCACCAGATCCTCGTCGAGGTCCTGAAAAGCTCAATCTCGGCGGGCGACCGGGAACTCACGGTCATGGAAGCGGTCCTTCGCCGCATGATAGGTGCCGCCGTCAACGATCCAAAGATCGCGATCAGGACCTTTCCGATGATTGTCGACATGCTGTCGGCCCTGGAGCCGAAGGCGGAAGCCGTCGGCGAGGGCATGACGGACGAGGACGCCGCACTCCTCGCCGAAGCGCTGCGACGGCTCGGCCGCGGAGGCGCCCGTGTCTGA
- a CDS encoding DNA methyltransferase, with translation MPQPNSNAVRVRQRPQTSTALQTERPSTFIPIPIDQLKPAERRVRKHPRGKLDKLVSTIRRFGVVAPILVDKDNRIIDGHLLWEALKTLGHTTVYVQRADHLSEAEVETFRIAHHALLEMGQWDVEQLKLSVEGLIQIDPDLVAHTLLPMGKIDGLLLSGFEKPADEDSPTAEKTSLLQHGDTFIFDPSADGAPVHRLVCGDAKDPTVIAQAVGGMPVRMLFSDVPYGLVPIEGVVSARHKDFVEGASMSEPEAISFFSELLGASVPHVVQNGAVFLFIDHRGMYGLTQATRSLGLSHICTVAWDKTAGGMGGVYRHQVEFVLVLAKGERIAVNNVQLGKHGRNRTTLWSSSGMAQFGVDRKAALDAHPTVKPVQLLSEAILDVTNVGDVILDPCMGTGSTVVAANRVNRVGVGVEIDPIYFEVAVRRLQAVVDRPMIHEETGLTLEALLDQRAASPVAAA, from the coding sequence ATGCCCCAGCCAAACTCGAACGCCGTGCGCGTTCGTCAGCGCCCCCAGACCTCGACAGCTCTGCAAACTGAGCGTCCTTCCACCTTCATACCGATCCCAATCGATCAGCTGAAACCCGCCGAGCGCCGGGTGCGGAAGCACCCGCGCGGCAAGCTCGACAAACTCGTCTCGACCATCCGCCGTTTCGGCGTGGTTGCTCCGATCCTGGTCGACAAGGACAACCGCATCATCGACGGCCACCTCCTCTGGGAGGCGCTGAAGACGCTCGGCCACACCACCGTCTACGTCCAGCGCGCTGACCACTTGAGCGAAGCGGAGGTCGAGACGTTCCGTATCGCCCATCACGCCCTGCTGGAGATGGGGCAGTGGGATGTCGAGCAGCTCAAGCTCAGCGTCGAAGGACTGATCCAGATCGACCCAGATCTGGTCGCCCACACCCTGCTTCCTATGGGCAAGATCGACGGCCTGCTTCTCTCCGGCTTCGAGAAGCCGGCCGACGAAGACAGCCCCACGGCGGAGAAGACTTCCCTCCTCCAACACGGCGACACCTTCATCTTCGATCCCAGCGCTGATGGCGCGCCAGTGCATCGGCTGGTCTGCGGCGACGCAAAGGATCCGACCGTCATCGCCCAGGCTGTGGGCGGCATGCCGGTGCGGATGCTGTTCTCCGATGTCCCCTACGGCCTGGTGCCGATCGAGGGCGTCGTCAGCGCCAGGCATAAGGATTTCGTCGAAGGCGCCTCCATGAGCGAGCCGGAGGCGATCAGCTTTTTCTCCGAGCTGCTCGGGGCCTCGGTCCCGCATGTCGTCCAGAACGGGGCCGTCTTCCTCTTCATCGACCACCGCGGCATGTACGGTCTCACGCAGGCGACGCGATCTCTGGGCCTGAGCCACATCTGCACGGTGGCGTGGGATAAGACCGCCGGCGGCATGGGCGGAGTCTACCGCCACCAGGTGGAGTTCGTACTGGTGCTGGCGAAGGGCGAGCGCATCGCCGTCAACAACGTCCAGCTCGGCAAGCACGGCCGCAATCGGACGACGCTGTGGTCCAGCAGCGGCATGGCTCAGTTCGGCGTCGACCGGAAGGCCGCGCTCGACGCACACCCCACCGTCAAGCCGGTCCAGCTCCTCTCCGAGGCGATCCTGGACGTGACAAACGTTGGCGACGTGATCCTCGACCCCTGCATGGGCACTGGCTCGACGGTCGTCGCCGCCAACCGGGTGAACCGGGTGGGCGTCGGCGTCGAGATCGACCCGATCTACTTCGAGGTGGCGGTTCGCCGGCTGCAGGCGGTCGTGGACCGCCCCATGATCCATGAGGAGACCGGCCTCACCCTCGAGGCTCTCCTCGACCAGCGTGCAGCCTCACCCGTGGCCGCCGCGTGA
- a CDS encoding ABC transporter ATP-binding protein, producing MVDGIRIENLVKTYGEGETAVHALRGVDMYVAPGEVVGLIGPSGSGKSTLLKCLGAVIEPTSGRMTIGEETIYDDGWKIPDLRALRRDRIGFVFQAPYLIPFLDVTDNVALLPMLADVANAEARARARKLLTALDVVHRAKAMPSQLSGGEQQRVAIARALVSEPPVILADEPTAPLDGERALAVIKILNDMAARFRTAIIIVTHDEKIIPTFKRLYHIRDGRTHEEIRGDGPAA from the coding sequence GTGGTTGACGGCATCCGCATCGAAAATCTCGTCAAGACCTATGGTGAAGGCGAGACGGCGGTCCATGCGCTCCGGGGCGTGGACATGTACGTGGCCCCCGGAGAAGTCGTCGGCCTGATCGGCCCTTCGGGATCAGGCAAGAGCACCCTGCTCAAATGCCTGGGCGCGGTGATCGAGCCGACATCAGGCCGGATGACGATCGGCGAGGAGACCATCTACGACGACGGCTGGAAAATTCCGGACCTGCGCGCCCTGCGGCGGGACCGGATCGGCTTCGTTTTCCAGGCTCCCTATCTGATCCCTTTCCTTGACGTCACCGACAATGTCGCCCTGCTGCCGATGCTGGCGGACGTCGCCAACGCCGAGGCCCGCGCCCGCGCCAGGAAGCTGCTCACGGCCCTCGATGTCGTCCACCGCGCCAAGGCGATGCCATCGCAACTTTCGGGCGGAGAACAACAACGCGTCGCCATCGCCCGCGCGCTGGTGAGCGAGCCGCCGGTCATCCTCGCCGACGAGCCGACCGCCCCGCTCGACGGCGAGCGCGCGCTGGCGGTGATCAAGATTCTGAACGACATGGCGGCCCGCTTCCGGACCGCGATCATCATCGTCACCCATGACGAGAAGATCATTCCCACGTTCAAACGCCTCTATCACATCCGGGATGGGCGGACGCACGAGGAGATTCGCGGCGATGGACCCGCGGCCTGA